One part of the Macaca mulatta isolate MMU2019108-1 chromosome 6, T2T-MMU8v2.0, whole genome shotgun sequence genome encodes these proteins:
- the LOC144341506 gene encoding ATP-dependent 6-phosphofructokinase, platelet type-like isoform X2 gives MGGYCGYLANMGGLTAGADAAYSFEEPFDIGDLQSNVEHLMEKIKTTIQRSLVLRVGHLLHLIETLEPKSLPELRSGSLRNSGRPRAEEKH, from the exons ATGGGCGGCTACTGTGgctacctggccaacatggggggGCTCACGGCCGGAGCCGATGCTGCATACAGTTTCGAAGAGCCCTTCGACATTGGGGATCTGCAG TCCAATGTGGAGCACCTGATGGAGAAAATAAAGACCACCATCCAGAGGAGCCTTGTGCTCAG GGTGGGGCACCTTCTCCATTTGATAGAAACTTTGGAACCAAAATCTCTGCCAGAGCTACGGAGTGGATCACTGCGAAACTCAGGGAGGCCCAGGGCAGAG GAAAAACATTGA